In a single window of the Niabella ginsenosidivorans genome:
- a CDS encoding SRPBCC family protein: MEKNLTARASVTINAAPQKVWKALTTPALIKEWLMGTEVLTDWKEGSAINFTGEYEGKKYHDKGIIKKVVPDKLLEHTYWSSMSGKEDKPENYNLVTYKLDAKDGKTLLTLTQDNNKNEKEKEHSTENWKQVLKKLKEVAGR; this comes from the coding sequence ATGGAAAAGAACTTAACAGCCCGCGCATCTGTTACAATAAATGCGGCGCCGCAAAAAGTATGGAAAGCATTGACCACTCCGGCTTTAATTAAAGAGTGGCTGATGGGAACGGAAGTGCTAACCGATTGGAAAGAAGGAAGCGCCATTAACTTCACCGGCGAATATGAGGGGAAAAAATACCACGATAAAGGTATCATTAAAAAGGTGGTGCCTGATAAATTGCTGGAGCACACTTACTGGAGCTCCATGTCGGGCAAGGAAGATAAGCCGGAAAATTATAACCTCGTTACCTACAAGCTGGATGCAAAGGACGGTAAAACGCTGCTGACCCTTACCCAGGATAATAATAAGAACGAAAAGGAAAAAGAGCATTCAACAGAAAACTGGAAACAGGTTTTAAAAAAGCTAAAGGAAGTGGCAGGGCGCTAA
- a CDS encoding dihydrofolate reductase family protein, with product MSKLIAAINMTLDGFCDHTAIIPDDALHQHYADLLRNADAILYGRITYQLMEYWPTVVKDPTGNPAIDEFAVIMNNIPKIVFSHTLAPTAISWESARLAAGSIEEEVSALKQQSGKDVLVGSRSLIVTLLNLHLIDEFQLTVHPVVAGSGLPLFNNINDRTTFKLLKTKTFGSGALTFYYNPVKT from the coding sequence ATGAGCAAATTAATTGCAGCCATTAATATGACACTGGACGGGTTTTGTGATCATACGGCAATCATTCCGGATGATGCCCTACATCAGCATTATGCTGACCTGTTACGGAACGCAGACGCCATTCTCTACGGGAGGATCACCTATCAATTGATGGAATATTGGCCAACTGTGGTAAAAGATCCTACCGGTAACCCTGCAATAGACGAATTTGCTGTGATCATGAACAACATTCCCAAAATTGTTTTTTCCCACACGCTGGCCCCGACAGCTATCAGCTGGGAAAGTGCACGGTTGGCTGCGGGAAGCATTGAAGAAGAAGTTTCAGCACTTAAACAGCAATCCGGCAAAGATGTTTTAGTGGGCAGCCGGAGTTTAATCGTCACCTTGCTGAACCTTCATTTAATTGATGAATTCCAATTAACCGTTCACCCGGTTGTGGCAGGCAGCGGTTTACCCTTATTCAATAATATAAACGATAGAACTACTTTTAAGCTCTTAAAAACAAAAACCTTTGGCTCAGGCGCCCTAACATTTTACTATAACCCGGTAAAAACATGA
- a CDS encoding serine hydrolase codes for MLRYILLASALFIYLPGYTQKEDKKLKVLIENAISGFHGDIGVYVHHLKKNTSVAVNADTIFPTASIVKVPILTGVFNKIAQKELKLSQEFVYDAKRAYGGSGLMQFYKDSARTDLSTMISLMLSYSDNVAAIWLQELAGGGAAINPLMDQLGLRNTKVNSRTEGRQDLWKKYGWGQTTPREMAQLFTLIRQGKVIDARYSDKMYRYLKNQFYNGRSLSQIPATVNTICKTGSIDDARGEVVLVNAPGGDYVFCILTKNNKDRSWTDDNEAEVLTRKLSNIIWNHFEPKQAFTPFEKID; via the coding sequence ATGCTAAGATATATCCTGCTTGCGAGTGCACTTTTTATATACCTACCGGGATACACTCAAAAAGAAGATAAAAAATTAAAAGTATTAATTGAGAATGCGATCAGCGGTTTCCACGGAGATATTGGTGTATATGTGCATCATTTAAAAAAGAATACATCAGTGGCTGTTAATGCGGATACCATATTTCCTACTGCCAGTATTGTAAAAGTGCCCATACTAACCGGCGTGTTTAATAAAATTGCACAAAAGGAATTAAAGCTGTCTCAGGAATTTGTGTATGATGCCAAACGGGCGTACGGCGGCTCCGGGCTCATGCAGTTTTATAAAGACAGTGCCCGGACGGATCTGTCTACCATGATTTCCTTAATGCTCAGTTATAGCGATAATGTGGCCGCCATCTGGCTGCAGGAGCTTGCAGGCGGCGGTGCTGCTATCAATCCGCTTATGGACCAACTGGGATTGCGTAATACTAAAGTAAACTCGCGCACAGAAGGGCGCCAGGATCTATGGAAAAAATACGGCTGGGGGCAAACCACTCCCAGGGAAATGGCGCAGCTTTTCACCCTGATCCGGCAGGGAAAAGTAATTGACGCCCGGTATTCGGATAAGATGTACCGGTATTTAAAAAACCAGTTTTACAACGGCCGTTCCTTATCGCAGATCCCGGCAACGGTAAATACCATTTGTAAAACCGGTTCAATAGATGATGCCCGTGGCGAAGTGGTGCTGGTAAATGCACCGGGGGGCGATTATGTTTTTTGTATCCTTACAAAGAACAATAAAGACCGGAGCTGGACGGATGATAATGAGGCGGAAGTATTGACCCGGAAGCTATCGAATATCATCTGGAACCATTTTGAGCCCAAACAGGCATTCACCCCTTTTGAAAAAATAGATTAG
- a CDS encoding ArsR/SmtB family transcription factor, producing the protein MGATKTDHFTHKQNQIATIAKALGHPARIAIIEYLLKVNECICGDIVNELPLAQPTVSQHLKELKNAGLIKGNIEGNSVCYCINEKAFNILKSYFSKIILTVANQKCC; encoded by the coding sequence ATGGGCGCAACTAAGACCGACCATTTTACTCATAAACAAAATCAAATCGCTACAATCGCAAAGGCATTGGGACATCCTGCAAGAATTGCCATTATAGAATATTTACTGAAAGTGAATGAATGTATTTGTGGTGACATAGTGAACGAATTGCCGTTGGCACAACCCACCGTTTCACAACATTTAAAAGAGTTGAAAAATGCAGGTTTGATTAAAGGTAACATTGAGGGTAATTCAGTTTGTTACTGCATTAACGAAAAAGCCTTTAATATACTGAAAAGTTATTTTTCAAAGATCATTTTAACTGTAGCTAATCAAAAATGCTGCTAA
- a CDS encoding DUF6428 family protein, with translation MKLSELKGILPTLDNVQFQLENGTFVPKHFHITEVGFITKDFIDCGGTIRNEKAVSLQLWNANDFSHRLKPEKLLKIIEVSEKHLSIEDAEIEIEYQGDTISKYALGFDGTHFILQSKTTACLAGDKCGIPQQKQKVNLSELQTMKSSCCTSSSGCF, from the coding sequence ATGAAATTATCAGAACTAAAGGGAATCTTACCAACATTAGACAATGTGCAATTTCAGTTAGAAAACGGAACTTTTGTTCCCAAACATTTCCATATTACAGAAGTCGGATTTATAACTAAAGATTTTATTGATTGTGGCGGAACTATCCGGAATGAAAAGGCAGTGAGCCTGCAACTTTGGAACGCAAACGACTTTAGCCATCGGTTAAAGCCCGAAAAACTTTTAAAAATCATAGAAGTTTCGGAAAAGCATTTGAGCATTGAAGATGCCGAAATTGAAATAGAATATCAGGGCGATACAATAAGTAAATACGCTTTGGGGTTTGACGGAACACATTTTATACTGCAAAGCAAAACAACGGCTTGTCTGGCAGGCGACAAATGCGGTATTCCGCAGCAAAAACAAAAAGTAAATTTATCAGAACTACAAACCATGAAATCTTCTTGTTGTACATCCAGTAGCGGTTGTTTCTGA
- a CDS encoding alpha/beta fold hydrolase, with protein sequence MHKFYYDILLMAAGLITAQDLPAHATTPVFINPLNNKTMNTANDSTQITHQYITVNGIRYHYAEAGKGPLVVLLHGFPELWYSWRHQLTALAQAGYHAVAPDLRGFGASEVTSLVADYSLFQHACDVKALIDHIGDGKAVLAGHDWGANLVWLMAQLYPETVSAVAALSIPFYPEPRDPAVIRRQWPSVFTNFERKGIVEAEFEKKPEGFFKGFFYGLSGNAPEGTIEKLYTKTTPDDRLLTSLPTTDALPAWLSQPDLDYYVNAYKKTGMSSALGFYRNTDADYPRLKEVYKKDIQQPVLFIGGAKEAAVRFGSTEPMKQVLPNLRKIILLEGCGHWIQQERPQELNTALIRFLNQEVKQ encoded by the coding sequence ATGCACAAATTTTATTACGACATATTGTTAATGGCAGCCGGCCTTATTACCGCACAGGATCTGCCGGCCCATGCCACAACCCCCGTTTTCATAAACCCGCTAAACAACAAGACAATGAATACAGCAAACGACTCCACACAGATCACGCATCAGTACATAACTGTTAATGGTATCCGTTATCATTATGCAGAAGCCGGCAAAGGCCCGCTTGTAGTGCTGCTTCATGGCTTCCCGGAGCTATGGTACTCCTGGCGGCATCAGCTCACCGCCCTTGCACAGGCCGGTTATCATGCCGTTGCCCCGGACCTGAGAGGGTTTGGAGCATCGGAAGTCACATCCCTAGTAGCAGATTACAGCCTGTTTCAGCATGCCTGCGATGTAAAAGCTCTTATTGATCACATTGGCGATGGAAAAGCCGTACTGGCAGGTCATGACTGGGGCGCCAATCTGGTGTGGCTGATGGCACAGCTTTATCCTGAGACGGTAAGTGCTGTAGCCGCCCTTAGTATTCCCTTTTATCCGGAACCAAGAGACCCGGCAGTGATCCGCCGGCAATGGCCGAGCGTATTTACCAATTTTGAACGAAAAGGCATTGTGGAAGCCGAGTTTGAAAAAAAACCGGAAGGCTTTTTTAAAGGATTCTTTTACGGCCTTTCCGGCAATGCACCGGAAGGTACTATTGAAAAACTGTACACGAAGACCACACCCGATGACCGGTTACTGACTAGTTTGCCCACAACAGATGCCCTGCCTGCATGGCTGAGCCAACCTGACCTTGATTATTATGTAAATGCCTATAAAAAAACGGGCATGAGCAGCGCACTGGGGTTTTACCGGAATACGGATGCAGATTACCCCCGGTTAAAGGAAGTGTATAAGAAAGACATTCAGCAGCCGGTATTGTTTATTGGCGGTGCCAAAGAAGCCGCTGTAAGATTCGGCAGCACAGAACCGATGAAACAGGTCCTGCCCAACCTTAGAAAGATCATCCTCCTGGAGGGCTGCGGGCACTGGATACAGCAGGAACGACCTCAGGAACTGAATACAGCTTTGATCCGCTTTTTAAACCAGGAAGTAAAGCAATAA
- a CDS encoding DoxX family protein, translated as MKKNKIIFWITTGIIFLMEGVMPALTSQTELAKEGIRHLGYPGYFGNALVVFKVLGALILIIPQIPKRLKEWAYAGFLFDFIFASISHFSVDGMDFQSFFPLIFIIILALSYISYHKLNTVS; from the coding sequence ATGAAAAAGAACAAAATTATTTTTTGGATAACCACAGGTATTATATTTCTGATGGAAGGTGTGATGCCCGCCCTCACCTCACAAACTGAGCTTGCCAAAGAAGGGATCAGGCATTTAGGCTACCCCGGATATTTCGGCAACGCATTGGTCGTGTTCAAAGTATTGGGAGCTTTAATATTAATAATACCACAAATACCGAAGCGCCTTAAAGAATGGGCTTATGCAGGCTTCCTGTTTGATTTTATTTTTGCAAGCATCAGCCATTTTTCAGTGGATGGAATGGATTTTCAATCTTTTTTTCCGCTCATCTTCATTATTATACTCGCCTTATCATACATCAGTTATCATAAACTGAATACGGTAAGTTAA
- a CDS encoding ArsR family transcriptional regulator, whose protein sequence is MSKISKKPAKLCYTHIGGKLGSLLLEKFIQDKWLAKDNPADKHFYITDKGQKEFAKLGIDVSQIKSEEL, encoded by the coding sequence ATGAGTAAAATAAGTAAAAAACCGGCAAAACTTTGCTACACGCATATTGGTGGCAAACTTGGAAGCTTGCTTTTAGAAAAATTTATTCAGGATAAATGGCTTGCAAAAGACAACCCAGCCGATAAGCATTTTTACATTACCGACAAGGGGCAAAAAGAATTTGCAAAACTTGGTATTGACGTTTCACAAATAAAATCTGAAGAACTGTAG
- a CDS encoding arsenate reductase/protein-tyrosine-phosphatase family protein, translating to MKKKILVLCTGNSCRSQIAEGYLRYFAHGKAAIYSAGVETHGVNPKAIATMQEDGIDISNHFIY from the coding sequence ATGAAAAAGAAAATTTTAGTACTTTGTACAGGGAACAGTTGCAGAAGTCAAATAGCAGAGGGCTATTTACGATACTTCGCACACGGCAAAGCAGCTATTTACAGTGCAGGTGTGGAAACGCACGGAGTAAATCCGAAAGCTATTGCCACCATGCAGGAAGACGGTATTGATATTTCAAACCATTTTATTTATTAG
- a CDS encoding phosphatase domain-containing protein, with protein MVSGGGDKYRQQALRFLEKHAISFNELPMRPSGNYIKDSVWKRELFKQQIEGKYHVPLVPDDQYQVVDMWRKELQLPCFQVFYGPF; from the coding sequence CTGGTTTCCGGAGGAGGAGATAAATATCGGCAACAGGCATTGCGGTTTTTAGAGAAACATGCGATCTCTTTTAATGAGTTACCGATGCGCCCTTCAGGAAATTATATAAAGGATAGTGTATGGAAGAGAGAACTTTTCAAACAACAGATAGAAGGTAAATATCATGTTCCACTGGTCCCTGACGACCAGTACCAGGTGGTGGATATGTGGCGGAAGGAACTGCAGTTGCCCTGCTTTCAGGTATTCTATGGTCCGTTTTAA
- a CDS encoding alpha/beta hydrolase gives MKRLLILILLLNVLQGKAKAQNNYATEKDIPYYPASVKQDAYQQSQCRLDVYYPKEQKNFTTIIWFHGGGLKAGKKEIPAALMNKGYAIIGVGYRFSPKVKAPQYIEDAAAAVAWAFEHIAQYGGNRSKIVLSGHSAGGYLDLMLTLDKKYLQRYSIDADSILGIVPFSPQCITHFTVREERGIPPLQPVIDSLAPLYHVRKIIPPVLLITGDREKELYGRYEENAYLLRMLKLTGNTKARLLELQGYDHGGMAEPAFPLLLAEVKMLTE, from the coding sequence ATGAAGAGATTATTGATTCTGATTTTGCTTTTAAATGTTCTGCAAGGAAAAGCAAAAGCGCAAAACAATTATGCTACTGAAAAGGACATCCCTTATTATCCTGCATCGGTAAAACAGGATGCTTACCAGCAAAGCCAGTGCCGGCTGGATGTTTACTATCCAAAGGAACAAAAAAATTTTACTACCATTATCTGGTTTCATGGAGGAGGTCTGAAAGCCGGCAAGAAGGAAATTCCGGCGGCACTGATGAATAAGGGCTATGCCATCATTGGGGTGGGGTATCGTTTTTCGCCAAAGGTAAAAGCCCCTCAGTATATTGAAGACGCGGCAGCAGCCGTAGCCTGGGCATTTGAGCATATTGCGCAATATGGCGGTAACCGGTCAAAGATCGTCCTGTCCGGCCACTCGGCAGGTGGGTACCTGGATCTGATGCTGACGCTGGATAAAAAATATTTACAACGCTACAGTATTGATGCAGACAGTATACTGGGTATTGTACCCTTCAGTCCTCAATGCATTACCCATTTTACGGTACGGGAAGAACGCGGTATCCCGCCCTTACAGCCGGTAATTGATTCCCTGGCACCCCTGTATCATGTACGGAAAATAATACCACCGGTTCTACTGATCACCGGCGACCGGGAAAAAGAGTTGTACGGGCGTTATGAAGAAAATGCATATCTGCTGCGGATGCTGAAGCTGACCGGTAATACCAAAGCAAGGCTTTTGGAGTTACAGGGTTATGACCACGGTGGCATGGCAGAGCCGGCGTTCCCTTTACTATTGGCGGAGGTAAAAATGCTTACGGAATAA
- a CDS encoding serine O-acetyltransferase yields the protein MDERRADFYQKIFESQKGVPSVPPNQVLAAWADSLICLLFPERADCFPINAEEVEHKLGLREKELAAILAVTETCREGAKKAHSFFRQLPELYHVLNTDIEAILSGDPAAKTRFEIIRAYPGFFAIAYYRIAHGLLLSHIPHLPRILTEHAHGITGIDIHPGAVIGEYFCIDHGSGTVIGESTFIGNHVKIYQGVTLGALSVEKTMMNSKRHPTVEDGVVIYSNATILGGGTVIGANSIIGGNVWLTRSIPPNSKVYHRPSIDLVEQDLLE from the coding sequence ATGGATGAGCGTAGAGCCGATTTTTATCAGAAAATATTTGAATCGCAGAAAGGGGTACCGTCAGTACCGCCCAATCAGGTACTGGCTGCCTGGGCCGATTCGCTGATCTGCCTGCTGTTTCCTGAACGGGCAGATTGTTTTCCTATTAATGCAGAGGAAGTGGAGCATAAGCTTGGACTGCGGGAAAAAGAGCTGGCAGCTATTTTAGCTGTAACGGAAACCTGCCGGGAGGGTGCTAAAAAAGCGCATAGTTTTTTCCGGCAACTCCCGGAGCTGTACCACGTATTGAATACAGATATTGAAGCCATTCTTTCCGGTGATCCGGCGGCGAAAACCCGTTTTGAGATCATCCGTGCTTACCCGGGTTTTTTTGCTATTGCATATTACCGCATTGCCCATGGGCTGCTGTTATCGCATATACCGCATCTGCCCCGTATCCTTACGGAGCACGCGCATGGTATTACGGGCATAGATATCCATCCCGGCGCCGTCATCGGCGAATATTTCTGCATCGACCATGGCAGCGGCACCGTTATAGGGGAGTCTACCTTTATCGGCAATCATGTAAAGATCTACCAGGGCGTTACCTTAGGCGCACTGAGCGTGGAAAAGACCATGATGAACAGCAAGCGGCACCCCACGGTGGAAGATGGCGTGGTCATTTATTCCAATGCCACCATTCTGGGCGGCGGCACCGTTATTGGCGCCAACAGCATTATAGGAGGTAACGTATGGCTTACGCGCAGCATTCCGCCGAACTCCAAGGTATACCATCGCCCTTCTATTGACCTGGTAGAGCAGGATCTGCTGGAGTAA
- a CDS encoding SRPBCC family protein, with product MNRLPFNVIMDHENNTLTIRREFEAVHQLVWDCYTGSGLSGQWFGHKPLAAKTQSMDIRNR from the coding sequence ATGAACAGATTGCCATTCAATGTCATCATGGATCATGAAAACAACACACTTACCATCAGACGGGAGTTTGAAGCAGTACACCAATTAGTCTGGGACTGCTATACCGGAAGTGGGCTGTCAGGCCAATGGTTTGGGCACAAACCGCTTGCTGCTAAAACCCAATCAATGGATATCAGGAACCGTTGA
- the cysM gene encoding cysteine synthase CysM — MASLLDLVGNTPMVELKRLNPNTDVKIYVKLEGNNPGGSVKDRAALNMISSALERGDIKPGDKMVEATSGNTGIALAMIARFYNLELELVMPDTSTRERTLTMKAFGANVTLLNGMETCRDYAEAKAARGEAFILNQFANADNWGAHYKTTAPEIWRDTNGTITHFVSAMGTTGTIMGCSRFLKEQNPGVQIIGCQPSEEASIPGIRRWPEAYLPKIFDPSRVDRVLDITEEEAIQTTRQLAKEEGVFAGMSSGGAASAAFRLAREMESGTIVFIACDRGDRYLSSDLFG; from the coding sequence ATGGCTTCTTTACTGGACCTGGTGGGCAATACGCCCATGGTAGAGTTGAAAAGACTCAATCCCAATACCGATGTAAAAATATACGTCAAGCTGGAGGGTAATAATCCCGGCGGCAGTGTAAAAGACCGCGCGGCATTGAACATGATCTCCTCTGCACTGGAACGGGGGGATATTAAACCCGGAGACAAGATGGTGGAAGCTACCAGTGGTAATACAGGCATTGCCCTGGCCATGATCGCCCGGTTCTATAACCTGGAGCTGGAGCTGGTAATGCCGGATACCTCTACGCGGGAGCGCACTCTTACCATGAAAGCTTTTGGCGCCAATGTAACGTTGTTGAATGGTATGGAAACCTGCCGCGACTATGCTGAGGCCAAGGCGGCAAGGGGAGAGGCTTTTATCCTTAACCAGTTTGCCAATGCCGATAACTGGGGCGCGCATTATAAGACCACAGCCCCGGAAATATGGAGAGATACCAACGGTACTATTACCCACTTTGTAAGCGCTATGGGCACCACAGGCACTATTATGGGCTGCTCCCGGTTCTTAAAAGAACAGAACCCGGGGGTACAGATCATCGGCTGTCAGCCTTCTGAAGAAGCTTCGATACCCGGCATCCGCAGATGGCCGGAGGCGTATCTGCCCAAAATATTTGATCCCAGCCGGGTAGACCGGGTGCTGGATATTACAGAAGAAGAAGCTATCCAAACCACGCGGCAACTGGCAAAAGAAGAAGGCGTATTTGCGGGTATGAGCTCAGGTGGCGCAGCCTCCGCGGCTTTCCGGCTGGCAAGGGAAATGGAAAGCGGCACCATTGTATTTATTGCCTGCGACCGCGGCGACCGTTATTTGAGCAGCGATCTTTTTGGGTAG
- a CDS encoding helix-turn-helix domain-containing protein, with product MKIPSDISREDLSTDMQDWFCDGIRLTYAKSSFTKNDMHQGHSNADVVRLHFGLKGDYSVTYNQIGKSFDLAGGHHNLFYSKEFDMEFFNKTRKIETFGIQFPKEKFLQFTDNANDALQRFSEKILKGENVIFSGKWGAIDLPIQQVIRQVLHNPYTNGLQQLFLLSKSIELLVLSTEAILSPQESKSSVIKNNTEKEKIIAARDIINEHLKAPLTLSQLAKMTGLNEYKLKHGFKETFKSTVFNYLNEQRLLLARDYLRDTQKSVAEIAYDMGYSTPQYFNNAFKRKFGRTPKSVRKNP from the coding sequence GTGAAAATACCGTCTGATATTTCCCGTGAAGACCTTTCAACAGATATGCAGGATTGGTTTTGTGATGGCATACGCCTGACTTATGCAAAATCTTCATTCACTAAAAACGATATGCATCAGGGGCACAGCAATGCAGATGTGGTTCGCCTTCATTTTGGTCTGAAAGGCGATTATAGCGTTACTTATAACCAGATTGGAAAATCGTTTGACCTGGCAGGCGGCCATCATAACCTGTTTTACTCCAAAGAATTTGACATGGAATTTTTTAATAAGACCCGGAAAATTGAAACTTTCGGGATTCAATTTCCAAAAGAAAAGTTCTTACAATTTACGGATAACGCCAACGACGCGCTCCAGCGCTTTTCTGAAAAAATATTAAAAGGTGAAAACGTAATCTTTTCGGGCAAATGGGGAGCGATAGACCTTCCTATCCAGCAGGTCATCCGGCAGGTACTGCACAACCCGTATACGAATGGCTTACAGCAATTGTTTTTACTTTCAAAAAGTATAGAACTGCTGGTGCTATCCACCGAAGCCATACTATCCCCGCAGGAATCAAAAAGCTCCGTTATAAAAAACAACACTGAAAAGGAAAAAATTATTGCCGCAAGAGATATTATCAATGAACATTTAAAGGCGCCGCTTACGCTGTCGCAGCTCGCGAAAATGACAGGGTTAAATGAATACAAGCTCAAGCATGGATTTAAAGAAACCTTCAAATCCACTGTTTTTAATTATTTAAATGAACAGCGGCTGTTGCTTGCCAGGGATTATCTGCGCGACACCCAAAAATCTGTTGCTGAAATTGCGTATGACATGGGATATTCCACACCGCAATATTTTAATAATGCTTTTAAAAGAAAATTCGGGCGCACACCTAAAAGTGTTAGAAAAAATCCTTAA
- a CDS encoding ORF6N domain-containing protein, giving the protein MRARLLAEMYGVETRRLNEQVKRNIKRFPKDFMFSLTQKELDNLMSQIATSGLTTNLGRHSKTPNAFTEQGVALLSSVLNSDTAIEVNIRIIRVFTRLKEYTLTHKEILRQFAQLEKEVKGNSRDIENIFAVLRELIEKQSHPIPRNKIGFKRYNE; this is encoded by the coding sequence GTGCGCGCCCGACTTCTGGCCGAAATGTATGGTGTGGAAACAAGGCGTTTGAATGAGCAGGTAAAGCGTAATATTAAGCGGTTTCCTAAAGACTTTATGTTTTCCCTTACCCAAAAAGAACTTGATAACCTGATGTCGCAAATTGCGACATCAGGTTTAACCACAAACTTGGGAAGGCATTCGAAAACTCCCAATGCTTTTACAGAACAAGGTGTAGCCCTGTTGTCCAGTGTATTGAACAGCGATACTGCTATAGAGGTTAACATCCGCATTATTCGTGTATTTACCAGACTTAAGGAATACACACTTACTCACAAAGAGATATTGCGACAGTTTGCACAATTAGAAAAAGAAGTAAAAGGCAATAGTCGTGATATTGAGAATATTTTCGCAGTGCTCAGAGAGCTAATCGAAAAACAAAGCCACCCGATACCAAGAAATAAAATCGGTTTCAAACGGTATAATGAATGA
- a CDS encoding YqgE/AlgH family protein encodes MDISAGTILISSATMDDENFKQAVVLITEYNEKGAMGFVVNKLFPRPMNELVEFRHSPAFPLYNGGPVDHDHLYFIHRRPGLIKGGLRIQNELYVGGNFQQAVIQINAGILTGRDLKIFVGYCGWDFGELEAEMGEGYWEFADTGTAIFET; translated from the coding sequence ATGGATATCAGTGCCGGCACAATTCTTATAAGCAGTGCTACCATGGATGATGAAAATTTTAAACAGGCTGTTGTGCTCATTACGGAGTATAATGAAAAAGGTGCTATGGGCTTTGTTGTGAACAAGCTGTTTCCAAGGCCGATGAATGAATTGGTTGAATTCCGGCACAGCCCGGCATTCCCTTTATACAACGGCGGACCGGTAGATCATGATCATCTGTATTTTATACATCGCAGACCCGGTTTAATTAAAGGTGGTCTGCGCATACAAAACGAATTATATGTGGGTGGAAATTTTCAGCAGGCTGTCATTCAGATCAATGCCGGAATTTTAACCGGCAGGGATCTTAAAATTTTTGTCGGGTATTGCGGATGGGATTTTGGAGAGCTGGAGGCAGAGATGGGGGAAGGGTATTGGGAGTTTGCTGATACGGGCACAGCCATATTTGAAACGTAG
- a CDS encoding class I SAM-dependent methyltransferase, whose protein sequence is METINKPDNTAVRTALWRALHVQTDAAPHIIEDTTGLRLIAPEEGWQQRPDMHAEFTKRLRASMVARARFIEDLIIVQSRQGIGQYVILGAGLDTFAQRQPDIAFKLQIYEIDQPGTQTWKQQRLKELGFGIPENLHFVSVDFEKASWWDELLKAGFDLHKPAVVACTGVTLYLTREAISAALKQMATLAPGSVLVMTFYLPLRLMDKEDQPLQEIAEKGAREAGTPFLSFFAPEEVLTLAKEAGFKEAKIITTKDLEALYFANRPDGLLPASGELFLVAAT, encoded by the coding sequence ATGGAAACCATAAATAAGCCGGATAACACGGCGGTAAGAACGGCCTTATGGCGGGCGCTGCATGTACAAACAGATGCTGCGCCGCACATTATTGAGGATACCACGGGCCTCCGGCTGATTGCTCCGGAAGAAGGCTGGCAGCAGCGCCCGGATATGCATGCGGAGTTTACCAAACGCCTGCGGGCATCTATGGTAGCCCGTGCCCGTTTTATTGAAGACCTGATCATAGTACAAAGCCGGCAGGGGATTGGCCAGTACGTGATCCTGGGTGCAGGGCTGGATACTTTTGCCCAGCGGCAGCCGGATATTGCCTTCAAATTACAGATCTATGAAATAGACCAGCCAGGTACACAAACCTGGAAACAGCAACGGTTAAAAGAACTGGGCTTTGGTATTCCTGAAAATCTTCATTTTGTGTCGGTCGATTTTGAAAAAGCTTCCTGGTGGGACGAATTATTAAAAGCCGGTTTTGATCTGCATAAACCTGCAGTGGTAGCCTGCACAGGCGTAACCCTTTATCTTACCAGAGAAGCAATCAGCGCCGCCCTGAAGCAGATGGCCACTTTAGCGCCTGGTTCTGTATTAGTCATGACCTTTTACTTACCGCTCCGGCTGATGGACAAGGAAGATCAGCCTTTACAGGAAATAGCCGAAAAAGGTGCCCGGGAGGCGGGAACACCTTTTTTGAGTTTTTTTGCACCGGAAGAAGTATTGACGTTAGCGAAAGAAGCAGGATTTAAAGAAGCAAAGATCATTACAACCAAAGACCTGGAGGCATTGTATTTTGCCAACCGCCCGGATGGCCTGCTACCCGCCAGCGGGGAACTGTTCCTGGTGGCAGCTACATAA